The genomic segment GCAATGTATTTTGAAGTATTTCTGATAAAACTTCTGGATCATACTTGCAAGAAAATTCACCTGTTTCCATGCCTTTTCGAACAAGATCAGCAAGTAGTTGTTCTGTTTGCATAAATATCTTTTCAATTTTTTCTTCTATCTCTTTATCCCTAAGAGCCATCTCTGTTGCTGAATTTACAATTAAGCAACCCCATTGTTTATCTTCATATCCTTCGATCGTAAAATCAAAGATAAATTTTATGGCTTGTTTTGCTGTTTCTGCATGTGAAATTCCAGCCTGCATTTTATTTTTTATTAATTCTGCATAAAAATCTACAGTTCTTAAGAATAATGTGTGTTTATCACCGAAGGTATCATATAAACTTCTACGATGGATTCCCATATGTTCTACTAAATCATTTAAAGATGTCTTTTCATAGCCTTGTTTCCAAAATAGTTCCATTGCTTTCTGAAGAACTACATTTTCATCAAATTCTCTGCTTCGTCCCATCAAGTTCCCTCCTTTATAGAATTAATATTAGCATTTTGAGAACGATCGGTCAAGAATTATTTACATATTTAATCATACCTATATTTTCGCACATTACATGCTGGGAAGAAAAGTTACCTGGCACAACACAAGCGCCCCTACCCTAGCCTACAATTTTCTGCCTAAAACACTTCACTAAATGAGTTTATATCTAATTTCTCTTTTGATCTTAATATAAAGTGGCATCCTTTGAAGCC from the Clostridium beijerinckii genome contains:
- a CDS encoding TetR/AcrR family transcriptional regulator — its product is MGRSREFDENVVLQKAMELFWKQGYEKTSLNDLVEHMGIHRRSLYDTFGDKHTLFLRTVDFYAELIKNKMQAGISHAETAKQAIKFIFDFTIEGYEDKQWGCLIVNSATEMALRDKEIEEKIEKIFMQTEQLLADLVRKGMETGEFSCKYDPEVLSEILQNTLLGIRVQLRMSASKEKLHRIADFFYGFIK